A segment of the Flavobacterium azooxidireducens genome:
TGTCCAAGGACTGTTCGGGTCATTGTCGCGAATTAATTCATCGTTTAAACCGAATACACCTCTAATGGAAGGTGAGAATTTGAAGTATTCAAGATAAATATCAATTCCAAAACCAACTTCGTAAAAATTACTCCATTGCGTCATTCTAAAACGATTGTTGGAATTATCGTCCTGAGCTTTGGCATTACTGGATAAATTGAGTGCGGTTGAAACACCACCTAGCAAATAAGGTCTAACATTACCTACCCTTTGAGATGAAAACTTCAAAAGTAACGGAAAATGAATATAAGTTGATTTTACTTCCCGCATGGCATCAAATTGATTCTCAAAATTGGGGAAAGTTAAATTTCGTTGTGTGTAATATAATCCGGGTTCAAAACGAAGATTTATATTTTTATGTAAACGTAAATCTCCAACCAATCCAACATTAAAACCGGTTGTTGATTCTGATAAAATTTCCTCAGTAACACGGTTTTGATCTATTTTAAAATCATAGGAATTAAAACCTAAGAAATAACCCCAATGAACGCGTTGTTCGTCAAAGTTTTCAAGATGAATAATTGGGTCTTTACCGAAAATTCCACTAAATTGGGCATTCGATTGGATACTTATTAAAGAGATTATGGCTAAAAATACTGTTCTCATTTTATTTTTTTGATGCTGAATAAATAGTAGCAACACCAAACGTTTGAGGCATTGCTGCTACCTCTATAAACCCAACTTTTCTCAAAATATTGTTTAAAGCTTCTCCATAAGGAAAAACTGAAGCGGATTCGGATAAATAGGAGTAGGCAGAATTGTCTTTAGAAAATAGCTTTCCTATTAGTGGTAAAATATTTTTAGTATAAAAATGATAGCCTTGTTTAAATGGAAATTTCTTTGGAACCGAAGTTTCTAAAATAACAAATATTCCGTTTGGCTTTAAAACACGAAGAATTTCAGCCAAACCTTTTTCTAAGGTTTCAAAATTTCTAACACCAAAAGCAACAGTAATTGCATCGAAACTATTATCTTCAAAAGGAATGCTTTCAGAATCACCCAAAACCATTTCTATTCTATTTGAAAGTTTTTTTTGTTCAATTTTTTTTCTTCCCACATCAAGCATTCCGGCAGAAATATCCAGACCAACAATTTTTTTAGCATTGGTTTTTGTCATCAAAATGGCTAAGTCGCCTGTTCCTGTGGCAATGTCAAGAATAGTATCAGGATTTTTTGCAGAAACCATTGCCAAGACCTTTTTACGCCATTTCACATCAGTACCAAAAGAAATAACACGGTTTAGTCCGTCATAATTACCCGAAATGTTATCAAACATTTGAGCAACTTGTTCTTTTTTACCTAATGAGGAATCTTTATATGGTGTAACAGATTTTGACATACTTAAATTTTAGGCAAATATAAACTATTCTGTAATCATGGCAATAATTGAATGATTTAATTTGTTTATCATTTTTATCAAAAAAATAAACAAAAACTCACTGTTTTTAGTGATATAAAAAAAATCACTAGAAGTGGGTATTGTGTATGTGTTTGATAATGTGCAATTTTACCACATGAATCAAATGTTAAACATCATGTTATCAAGAATTGTTAAGGCTGAACTAAGATGGATACTACTGGCACTAGTTATCACATTTTTTCTTGTTAGCAGTATCGACAGTATCGCTTTAATCGGCAATACTGAAGTTGGGGTGCCACAAACGTTCTTAGGGTTAAATTTGTTTTTGGAAATTTTAGTTTTTTTCGCTTTTAGTACCTTTGTGGTATTTGGTATTAAAGGCTTCTTTGAGATGTATTCTCAAAGGTTTGCCAATGTCGTTATCTTCATTTCTGGAGTATTTCTGGCAGTGGTAATTTTTATATTAAGTTATCAGATACTGATGCTTGAATAGGCCAATTCATACATGATACATTGATTCTAAACATCCCGAAAGGGATGTTTTTTTTATTTACGAATGTAAGTTTGATAGGTAAAATCAACCAAATGTTTTTCATCTTTAGGATGATATTCTTCTTCCACTAATTGCCAACTATCCGCATTGATTTCAGGAAAATAGGTGTCAGCATCAAAAGAGTCGTGAACACGAGTGAGTTCAATAACATCTGTGTATTCAAGCGATTGTTTGTAAATTTCACCTCCGCCAATGATAAAAGCATCTTCGTCTTCGGGAACAAATTCGAGAGCTTTTTCAATACTATCTACCACGATACAATGTTCCGGTTGGTAGTTTTTTTGTCTAGTAATAATAATGTGAGTTCTGTTGGGAAGCAGCTTAGGAAAACTTTCAAATGTTTTTCTTCCCATTATGATATGATGACCTGATGTTAATTCTTTAAAACGTTTAAAATCATCAGGCAAATGCCAAACTAAATCATTGTCTTTTCCTAGAGCATTGTTTTCGGCGGCCGCCGCAATCATTATAATCATTCTTAAATTTCGGTTTTAGAATTAAATTCATTTTCTACTTTTTGTTGTAATTGCTGAATTTTTTGTTCTTGTTTTGCCATCAAACGTTCAATTTGATCGCGTTCCCAATTTTTATTCATAAATCGGTCAGTGATGTACACTTTGATGAAATGAAGAATAAAAAGGAAGAACCAAATGGTAACTGCCCATAAATACCACCCTTCAAAAGGTTGAATATCAAAAAACTTTTCAACTAATAAAAAGAATAAACTTCCAATTAAGAAAAGGACAAAATGATAATAAAGTCGCTTTTTTTGTTTAATTCTTCTACGAGCATATTCGTATTGTTCGTGTTGCTCTGTGTTCATAATGGTTTTATTATTGGTTTTTTGGTTCTGAAAGGTATTATATTTTTGAAAAATAAAAAAATCATTTTTACATATAATGAAAAGCGAAACCGTTTTCCTGTTAAGAATTGTTAATCTAACCCGCTATATATTAACAAAATAGCTGTTTTTTGTGGTGGTTTTTGGTAATTTAACAAAAAGAAAGCTAACTATTTGATTTTCATTATTCTATTTGTTTCTTTGTGGCATAATTTTAAAATTAAATTAATCATGGCAATCAAGAAACAATTTATAAAAACGAAACCGGTTTGTAAAGTAACTTTTTCAATCGAAGCAAAAGAAGCTACGACTGCTGCTGTAGTTGGTGATTTTAACAATTGGAATCCTAAAGAAGGAGAATTAGCAAAATTAAAAAACGGAACTTTCAAGGCTACGTTTGAATTACCTGCTTCTAATTCATACGAATTCCGTTATTTAGTTGATGGAGAATTCGTAAACGATGACCAAGCTGATGCTTACAAATGGAATGATTTTGCTGCTGCTGAGAATAGCGTTGTTGCAGTGTAAAACTTTGATTCTTATCGTAAATATTTAATCCGTTTGATTTTGGTCAAACGGATTTTTTATTTTTTAAACAGCTACAGCACCTTTAATATGAGCATGCGGATCATACCCTTCCAACGTAAAATCGTCAAATGTAAAATCGAAAATGGATTTAATTTCCGGATTTAAAATCATTTTTGGTAAAGGTTTTGGCTCACGCGAAAGTTGTAATTCCAATTGTTCGATGTGATTGTTATAAATGTGTGCATCACCAAAAGTGTGAATAAAATCTCCCGGTTGTAAATCGCAAACCTGAGCAATCATCAATGTAAATAAGGCATACGAAGCAATGTTAAACGGAACGCCTAAAAATATATCAGCACTTCGTTGATACAATTGACAACTCAATTTTCCATCGGCGACATAAAATTGAAAAAATGCGTGACACGGTGGAAGAGCTGCTTTTCCGTTGGCTACATTTTCTGCAAATGATTTGGAAGTGTCGGGTAAAACAGAAGGGTTCCAAGCCGAAACTAACATTCTACGGCTATTTGGATTTTTCTTTAATGTTTCGATTAATTCGGTAATTTGATCAATTTCTTCACTGTTCCAGTTTCGCCATTGATGACCGTAAACCGGACCTAAATCACCATTTTCATCCGCCCAATCATCCCAAATCTTTACTCCGTTTTCTTTTAAATAGCTAATATTCGTTTCGCCTTTAATAAACCAAAGCAATTCGTGTATAATTGATTTTAAGTGTAATTTTTTGGTGGTAACCATCGGAAAACCTTCGCTTAAATCAAAACGCATTTGATAACCAAAAACACTGATTGTTCCGGTTCCGGTTCGATCACCTTTTTGTGATCCGTTTTCTAAAACGTGTTTTACTAGGTCGTGGTATTGTTTCATTTTGGGTTTTATTTTATTAGGTTAACCTATAATCATTCCTGCAATAGTTTCTGATAGCAAAGATGCTATACTTCCACCAATTACTGCTTTTAAACCAAATTCCGAAAGTGTTTTCCTTTGTCCTGGAGCTAACGATCCAATTCCTCCAATTTGTATTCCAATCGAAGCAAAATTAGCAAAACCACATAACATATAGGTGGCCATAATTACTGATTTATCATACGTAAAATGGATAGTTGAAGCGGCATTTTTCAATTCAGCTAATTGAATGTAGCCAACAAATTCAGAAGCAGCTAATTTTATCCCTAATAATTGACCCATTAACATAACATCTTCTTGAGCAACGCCAATTAACCACATTAACGGAGCAAAGACAATTCCTAAAATGGTTTCTAAAGAGAATTTCGAATAAGGAGTGTTTGCGGCAATAACATCATTTAAACCAGACCATCCACCAATCCAACTCAAGGTGTAATTAATCATTGCAATAAAAGCAATAAAAACTAATAACATCGCTGCTACATTGGCTGCTAATTTCAAACCTTCTGTTGTTCCGGTTGCAATGGCATCTAAAATATTAGATCCAATTTTTTCTTTAGAAACTTCTACATTCGTGTCAATTGCTTCCGTTTGAGGGAACAATATTTTTGAAACAACAATGGCTCCAGGGGCAGCCATTACAGAGGCAGCAAGCAAGTGTTTGGCAAATTCCAATCGCAAAACCGGATCATTTCCACCCAGAAAACCAATGTAAGCAGCTAAAACTCCTCCGGCAACAGTGGCCATTCCGCCAATCATAACTAAAAGAATTTCGCTTTTATTCATTTTTTCTAAATAGGCTTTAATCATCAATGGAGCTTCGGTTTGACCTAAAAAGATGTTTCCGGCAACCGATAAACTTTCGGCACCTGATATACCTAAAATTTTGGTTAAGAGCATCGCTAAACCTTTTACTATAATTTGAATTATTCCCAAATAAAACAATAACGAAGTTAAAGCAGAGAAAAATATAATAGTTGGTAACACTTGAAACAAAAAAATGAATCCAAAATTATCCACATTCATCATTCCGCCTAATAAAAATTCACTTCCGGCTCTCGTAAAATCTAATACTTTTACGAATAATCCACCAACAAATTCAAATATATTTTTTACAAAAGTGACTTTCAGAACTCCGATTGCAAGTATCAATTGAGCCAAAATTCCAATCCCAACCGTTTTCCAATTAATGGCTTTTCGATTAGCACTAAACACAAAAGCTAAGGCTAAAAGTGATAGCATTCCCAAAACTCCTTTCCATAAACTAGTCATCGAAAAACCTTCACTTGCAATTAGTTTCGCTTGATTTTGAACCGGTTTTATTTTATTGGAAGAAAAAAACGAATATGCCTTATCTTTCGATTTTAAAGTCAGAAGCGAATCTGATTTTGATGTAATTGTAAATCGTTTGGTTGGTGCATCGGAACCATTTTCAAACAAAAAAAGAAAATTATCTTGTACTAAATAATCTCCTTTTTGAGTAAGACTATCAGAACTGATTTTAAGTTCATAGCCACCTTCTTTTAATTCTAAATAATCCGTTTTGGAAGAACTTAATTGCCATTTTTTTTCAAGTTCCTGTGCACTTAAACCCACTGAGAACAGCACAGTTAAAGTAAGTAAAAATAATTTTTTATACATTTGATGAAGTATAGATTTTGGATTATTTATGATTCCTTTTTTGAAATTTCGTCTCTAATCTTGGCAGCTTTTTCGTAGTCTTCGTTTTGCACCGCTTCGTTTAATAATTCATATAATTCTTGAACACTTTTTCCGGTGTAACTGTCTTTTGGTGTAGTTTCTTGTGCACCAAATGTCTCAGGCGTACTCAAAACACCATCGTTATCTTCGTTGGCATTTTCAGGTTCCATCGTGTTTCCTTTTAGATAAACTCCGGCTTTGTCCAAAATATTTTTGTAAGTAAAAATAGGAGCATTAAAACGCAATGCCAACGCAATAGCATCGGATGTTCTGGCATCGATAATTTCTTCAATTTTGTCGCGTTCGCAAATGATACTCGAATAAAAAACACCATCCACTAATTTATGAATAATCACTTGTTTGACTACAATATCAAATCGGTCGGCAAAATTTTTAAACAAATCGTGGGTAAGTGGGCGAGGGGGTTTTATTTCTTTTTCCAACGCAATGGCAATGGATTGAGCTTCAAATGCACCGATTACAATGGGTAATTTTCGCTCTCCATCTACTTCATTTAGAATCAATGCGTAGGCACCGTTTTGGGTTTGACTGTAAGAAATTCCTTTTATGGCTAGTTTAACAAGACTCATATTATGATATTATAATGCTCTAAAAATAAGGCATTTATGCTTAATTAGTAATAAAAAAATGGGCTATCCAAACAAAGATACAACTATCTCGATTTAGATAGCCCAATGAGGGCACAATTTATAAAAAATTATGAATTTTGAGCTTTAAATTCTTTTAATTTTTGAGTCAATTTAGGAACAATCTCAAAAGCATCACCAACTACACCATAATCGGCTACTTTAAAGAAAGGAGCTTCGGGGTCAGAATTGATAACAACTTTCACTTTAGACGAATTAATTCCGGCAATATGCTGAATTGCCCCTGAAATTCCAATCGCAATATATAAATTCGTTGCAACAGGTTTTCCGGTTTGTCCAACGTGCTCACTGTGAGGTCTCCAGCCTAAATCGGATACCGGTTTAGAACAAGCAGTAGCAGCACCTAAAACAGTTGCTAATTCTTCTACTAATCCCCAGTTTTCAGGACCTTTTAATCCGCGACCACCTGAAACTACAACTTCTGCATCGGCAATTGTTACTTTTCCGGTCACTTTTTCTACGTTTTCAACTTTTACATTAAAATCAGCATCATTTAAACTTGGAGAAAAATCTTCTGTTGATAAAGTTGAAGTACTTTCAACCAAACCATACGAGTTTTTAGCCAAACCTAACACTTTTATATCAGTTGAAATTTCTGTGATATTAAAAGCTTTATTTGAAAATGCATTTCTTTTTACTTGAAATGGTGAAGTGCTCAAAGGTAACCCAACCACATTGGATGTGTAACCTGCTTCTAATCCTACTGCCACCAACGGAGCAAGGTAAATGCTATCCGTTGTTGATGAAAGCACAATCACTCTTGCACCTTCTTTTTGAGCTGCTTGTTTGATTACATCTGCGAAAGCTTTTGCATTAAAAGTTGCCAATTTATCGTTGGTTACTTTCAATACTTTATCTACACCGTATTTTGATAATTCTGAAACATCAGAAGCGTTTACTGTTACAGCTGTTACAGTTGTTCCTAATGATTCTGCTACTTTTTTTGCATAGGAAGCTAATTCGAAAGCTACTTTTTTAAATTTTCCTTCAGCCGATTCTGCATATATTAATAATGACATAATTTATATTTTAAATGATGAATTTTAAATTTTAAATGGAATTAGATAACCTTAGCTTCGTTGTGTAACAAACTCACCAATTCATCCAAATTATCTGCACTTACTAATTTCACTGCTGATTTTGGAGTCGGTTTTTCAAATTTTACGGCTTTCGTGTTGTTATTTGCATCAATTGGTTCTAAAACTGTTAATGCTTTTGTACGAGCTGTCATAATCCCTCTCATATTTGGAATGCGTAAATCTTTTTCTTCCACTAATCCTTTTTGACCACCAATTACCAAAGGTAAAGATGCCGAACTGGTTTCTTTTCCACCATCAATTTCTCTGATTACTTTGGCAGAGGAACCATCCACTTTTAAATCAATACAAGAGTTGATAAAATTATAACCCAATAAACCTGCAATCATTCCCGGAACCATTCCACCATTATAATCCAATGATTCTTTTCCGCAAATTACTAAATCATATTGACCTTGTTTGATTACTTCGGCTAATTGCTTGGCTACAAAAAATCCATCTGTTGGTTTGGCGTTTATTCTGATGGCTTCATTTGCACCAATTGCTAATGCTTTTCTCAAAGTTGGTTCCGTATCAGGTCCACCTACATTTATAACAGTAACATTGGCTCCTTGTTGCTCTTGAAACCAAATTGCTCTGGTTAAACCAAATTCATCATTCGGATTGATAACAAACTGAACACCATTCGTGTCAAATTCAGAATCGCCGTTCGTAAAATTAATTTTTGAAGTAGTATCAGGTACATGACTGATGCAGACTAATATTTTCATATAATAGATTTAGATTATTTTTTCGGTTACGAAATTACGAATTATTTTTCAAATTTTAGTATGCGTGCATAATATTTTTTCAGTATTATATCGTTTTCGTAAGTAATATTATTGATTTTAGAATTTTTTCAAACATTTTTTTGCAATTTATATTTAGAAAAGCAGTTACTATTGCGAATTATTTTAGCGATAAATTATGCATTAAAGTAATTTAAAATATTTATTTTTGCCATTCGATAAAAAGACTTAAGAAATTAGAAATATGAGAACAATTCAATTCAGAGAAGCAATTTGTGAGGCCATGAGCGAAGAAATGCGTCGTGACGAAAGCATTTATTTAATGGGTGAAGAAGTGGCAGAATACAACGGAGCCTACAAAGCTTCAAAAGGAATGTTAGATGAATTTGGACCAAAACGTGTAATCGATACACCAATTGCCGAACTTGGATTTGCTGGAATTGCCGTAGGTTCAGCTATGAACGGATGTCGTCCGATTGTAGAATTTATGACCTTTAACTTCTCTTTGGTTGGAATTGATCAAATTATAAACAACGCAGCAAAAATGCGTCAAATGTCGGCCGGACAATTTCCTATGCCGATGGTTTTTCGTGGTCCAACTGCTTCTGCCGGACAATTAGGTGCAACGCACTCTCAAGCTTTTGAAAATTGGTTTGCGAATACACCGGGTT
Coding sequences within it:
- a CDS encoding bifunctional nuclease family protein — encoded protein: MSLVKLAIKGISYSQTQNGAYALILNEVDGERKLPIVIGAFEAQSIAIALEKEIKPPRPLTHDLFKNFADRFDIVVKQVIIHKLVDGVFYSSIICERDKIEEIIDARTSDAIALALRFNAPIFTYKNILDKAGVYLKGNTMEPENANEDNDGVLSTPETFGAQETTPKDSYTGKSVQELYELLNEAVQNEDYEKAAKIRDEISKKES
- the ubiE gene encoding bifunctional demethylmenaquinone methyltransferase/2-methoxy-6-polyprenyl-1,4-benzoquinol methylase UbiE → MSKSVTPYKDSSLGKKEQVAQMFDNISGNYDGLNRVISFGTDVKWRKKVLAMVSAKNPDTILDIATGTGDLAILMTKTNAKKIVGLDISAGMLDVGRKKIEQKKLSNRIEMVLGDSESIPFEDNSFDAITVAFGVRNFETLEKGLAEILRVLKPNGIFVILETSVPKKFPFKQGYHFYTKNILPLIGKLFSKDNSAYSYLSESASVFPYGEALNNILRKVGFIEVAAMPQTFGVATIYSASKK
- a CDS encoding dihydrofolate reductase — translated: MIIMIAAAAENNALGKDNDLVWHLPDDFKRFKELTSGHHIIMGRKTFESFPKLLPNRTHIIITRQKNYQPEHCIVVDSIEKALEFVPEDEDAFIIGGGEIYKQSLEYTDVIELTRVHDSFDADTYFPEINADSWQLVEEEYHPKDEKHLVDFTYQTYIRK
- a CDS encoding isoamylase early set domain-containing protein, translated to MAIKKQFIKTKPVCKVTFSIEAKEATTAAVVGDFNNWNPKEGELAKLKNGTFKATFELPASNSYEFRYLVDGEFVNDDQADAYKWNDFAAAENSVVAV
- a CDS encoding NupC/NupG family nucleoside CNT transporter, whose amino-acid sequence is MYKKLFLLTLTVLFSVGLSAQELEKKWQLSSSKTDYLELKEGGYELKISSDSLTQKGDYLVQDNFLFLFENGSDAPTKRFTITSKSDSLLTLKSKDKAYSFFSSNKIKPVQNQAKLIASEGFSMTSLWKGVLGMLSLLALAFVFSANRKAINWKTVGIGILAQLILAIGVLKVTFVKNIFEFVGGLFVKVLDFTRAGSEFLLGGMMNVDNFGFIFLFQVLPTIIFFSALTSLLFYLGIIQIIVKGLAMLLTKILGISGAESLSVAGNIFLGQTEAPLMIKAYLEKMNKSEILLVMIGGMATVAGGVLAAYIGFLGGNDPVLRLEFAKHLLAASVMAAPGAIVVSKILFPQTEAIDTNVEVSKEKIGSNILDAIATGTTEGLKLAANVAAMLLVFIAFIAMINYTLSWIGGWSGLNDVIAANTPYSKFSLETILGIVFAPLMWLIGVAQEDVMLMGQLLGIKLAASEFVGYIQLAELKNAASTIHFTYDKSVIMATYMLCGFANFASIGIQIGGIGSLAPGQRKTLSEFGLKAVIGGSIASLLSETIAGMIIG
- a CDS encoding electron transfer flavoprotein subunit alpha/FixB family protein, coding for MSLLIYAESAEGKFKKVAFELASYAKKVAESLGTTVTAVTVNASDVSELSKYGVDKVLKVTNDKLATFNAKAFADVIKQAAQKEGARVIVLSSTTDSIYLAPLVAVGLEAGYTSNVVGLPLSTSPFQVKRNAFSNKAFNITEISTDIKVLGLAKNSYGLVESTSTLSTEDFSPSLNDADFNVKVENVEKVTGKVTIADAEVVVSGGRGLKGPENWGLVEELATVLGAATACSKPVSDLGWRPHSEHVGQTGKPVATNLYIAIGISGAIQHIAGINSSKVKVVINSDPEAPFFKVADYGVVGDAFEIVPKLTQKLKEFKAQNS
- a CDS encoding thymidylate synthase is translated as MKQYHDLVKHVLENGSQKGDRTGTGTISVFGYQMRFDLSEGFPMVTTKKLHLKSIIHELLWFIKGETNISYLKENGVKIWDDWADENGDLGPVYGHQWRNWNSEEIDQITELIETLKKNPNSRRMLVSAWNPSVLPDTSKSFAENVANGKAALPPCHAFFQFYVADGKLSCQLYQRSADIFLGVPFNIASYALFTLMIAQVCDLQPGDFIHTFGDAHIYNNHIEQLELQLSREPKPLPKMILNPEIKSIFDFTFDDFTLEGYDPHAHIKGAVAV
- a CDS encoding electron transfer flavoprotein subunit beta/FixA family protein; this translates as MKILVCISHVPDTTSKINFTNGDSEFDTNGVQFVINPNDEFGLTRAIWFQEQQGANVTVINVGGPDTEPTLRKALAIGANEAIRINAKPTDGFFVAKQLAEVIKQGQYDLVICGKESLDYNGGMVPGMIAGLLGYNFINSCIDLKVDGSSAKVIREIDGGKETSSASLPLVIGGQKGLVEEKDLRIPNMRGIMTARTKALTVLEPIDANNNTKAVKFEKPTPKSAVKLVSADNLDELVSLLHNEAKVI
- a CDS encoding 2TM domain-containing protein, producing the protein MNTEQHEQYEYARRRIKQKKRLYYHFVLFLIGSLFFLLVEKFFDIQPFEGWYLWAVTIWFFLFILHFIKVYITDRFMNKNWERDQIERLMAKQEQKIQQLQQKVENEFNSKTEI
- the porT gene encoding type IX secretion/gliding motility protein PorT/SprT, with product MRTVFLAIISLISIQSNAQFSGIFGKDPIIHLENFDEQRVHWGYFLGFNSYDFKIDQNRVTEEILSESTTGFNVGLVGDLRLHKNINLRFEPGLYYTQRNLTFPNFENQFDAMREVKSTYIHFPLLLKFSSQRVGNVRPYLLGGVSTALNLSSNAKAQDDNSNNRFRMTQWSNFYEVGFGIDIYLEYFKFSPSIRGVFGLNDELIRDNDPNSPWTSSVGSMSTRGFFVNFTFH